The proteins below come from a single Juglans regia cultivar Chandler chromosome 12, Walnut 2.0, whole genome shotgun sequence genomic window:
- the LOC109001470 gene encoding U-box domain-containing protein 33-like, whose translation MHAIMTEYFLFCQQKGVQAQTQTIEMGSIREGILKLISKYGIRKLVIGSTSANHYKKKVELGSKKAKFVCKTAPVSCQVQVICKGHLIFTREASAADTETGQSNLNRSRSGPSGYNNRVGSPVIECSEFSKLRSVTAGRSRSTTALAALIAPFPELSKEFSSPTSPGDSSYSASSPTRPVEITLNGWNDRNGKALQYSSSISPPAALDYSSRSSSTLELAPSLVQQSPRLIPSSSNISPSSNGAHNVVQEQSLEEQLQQAMAALKKEALVRQRAEGYMIDAIRRAQDAENQRDKYIEELWISKEQETSLKSQLAELQKERDELQMERDHALKEAEGLRRKEEDLNGNMLELPEFSLSKIAEVTQGFHESQKIGQGGYGNIYIGRLQTEVAIKMLHSHGSQGSQEFQMEVNVLDQLRHPNLVKLIGSCPEAFALIYEYLPNGSLEDRLNCKDNSPPLSWQTRLRISIELCSVLVYLHSSTRPRTIVHGDLKPANILLDSNYVCKLSDFGICRVLSRDQSSSDSVTLSHNTVPKGTLPYLDPEFLQRGVLTVKSDVYSFGIILLQLLTGKSPPYSIVDDVNSALRAGTFESLLDPSAGSWPFEVALCLAELALMCSDNNRKRRPDLGTGVLELLESLRDPAGGT comes from the exons ATGCATGCAATCATGACGGAATACTTTCTTTTCTGCCAACAAAAGGGG gtacaGGCACAAACGCAAACCATTGAAATGGGCTCTATTAGGGAGGGAATCCTAaaactcatctctaaatatgGGATCAGGAAGCTTGTCATAGGATCAACATCGGCCAATCactataaaaa AAAAGTAGAACTGGGGTCTAAGAAAGCGAAGTTTGTGTGTAAAACTGCACCTGTCTCGTGTCAAGTACAAGTCATTTGCAAGGGTCACCTCATATTTACCAG GGAAGCAAGTGCAGCAGACACTGAAACTGGACAATCAAACCTAAATAGATCACGGTCTGGTCCTTCGGGGTACAACAACAGGGTCGGCAGTCCCGTAATTGAATGCTCAGAGTTCTCCAAATTACGGTCTGTTACAGCTGGGCGCAGTAGGAGCACCACTGCTCTGGCTGCTCTAATTGCTCCTTTCCCGGAACTGTCTAAAGAGTTTTCGTCTCCAACGAGTCCTGGGGATTCTAGTTACTCAGCAAGCTCTCCCACAAGACCGGTTGAAATAACTCTAAATGGATGGAATGATAGAAATGGCAAAGCATTGCAGTATAGCAGCTCAATCTCTCCGCCGGCGGCTTTGGATTATTCATCAAGAAGCTCTTCTACTCTGGAGCTCGCTCCTTCACTTGTGCAACAAAGTCCAAGGTTGATTCCCAGTTCAAGTAACATATCACCTTCTTCTAATGGAGCTCACAATGTTGTG CAGGAGCAGAGCTTAGAAGAGCAGCTTCAACAAGCGATGGCAGCTTTAAAAAAAGAGGCACTCGTGCGTCAAAGAGCAGAGGGATATATGATTGACGCTATACGAAGA GCCCAAGATGCAGAGAATCAGAGAGACAAATACATAGAAGAATTATGGATTTCCAAAGAACAGGAAACATCATTAAAGAGCCAACTTGCAGAGTTACAGAAAGAAAGGGATGAATTGCAGATGGAGCGTGATCATGCACTGAAAGAAGCTGAAGGGCTAAGGAGAAAAGAAGAGGACTTAAATGGAAACATGCTCGAGCTGCCTGAATTCTCCCTTTCTAAAATTGCGGAGGTTACTCAAGGATTTCATGAATCCCAGAAAATTGGACAAGGAGGATATGGCAACATTTATATAGGTCGCCTACAAACTGAGGTAGCTATAAAGATGTTGCATTCTCATGGCTCCCAAGGCTCCCAAGAGTTCCAAATGGAG gTTAATGTATTGGATCAGTTGAGGCACCCCAATCTTGTGAAACTCATTGGATCTTGCCCTGAAGCTTTTGCACTCATCTATGAATATCTTCCTAATGGAAGCCTTGAAGATCGACTCAATTGCAAGGACAACAGTCCTCCATTGTCATGGCAAACTCGACTACGGATCTCCATAGAGTTATGCTCCGTCCTCGTGTATCTTCATTCCAGTACTCGACCTCGCACCATAGTGCATGGAGATTTGAAACCAGCCAATATTCTCCTTGATTCCAACTATGTATGTAAACTTAGTGACTTTGGAATTTGCCGCGTGTTAAGCCGTGATCAAAGTTCAAGTGACAGTGTAACACTGAGTCATAACACTGTCCCAAAGGGAACTTTGCCTTACTTAGATCCTGAATTTCTTCAAAGAGGAGTTCTTACTGTGAAGTCAGATGTTTACTCCTTTGGAATCATTTTACTGCAATTGTTGACAGGGAAATCACCACCCTACTCTATAGTAGATGATGTCAACTCTGCCTTACGTGCAGGCACTTTTGAATCCCTTTTGGATCCTTCGGCTGGAAGTTGGCCATTTGAGGTTGCTCTATGTTTGGCTGAATTGGCACTGATGTGTTCTGACAATAACAGAAAAAGGAGACCAGATCTTGGGACCGGTGTCCTGGAGCTACTCGAATCATTAAGGGATCCAGCAGGTGGTACTTGA